Proteins from one Pseudomonas sp. KBS0710 genomic window:
- a CDS encoding GGDEF domain-containing protein has product MKSPTQTNAIDFDSAKLQRLGFGQPSLLPRRPTTLAQLRQQLNQQLQTSLEPERILALFFREVQRLVPLDALQYRHEASDLRLEFGHRGHHSVSYTLSHEGEHLGELIFRRNQRLLDDELAQLESLLSTLLYPMRNALLYRAATRSALRDPLTETGNRIAMDQTLQREIDMARRHLSPLSLLMLDIDHFKKINDTHGHAAGDIVLRAVADSIKSQLRNVDMVFRFGGEEFLILLSNTGRDAAGMVGERLRRAAEAQDYWADGKRIELTVSLGCSTLLAAESAESLLRRADNALYVAKREGRNRLAMAG; this is encoded by the coding sequence ATGAAATCACCGACCCAGACCAACGCAATTGACTTCGACAGTGCCAAATTGCAACGCCTGGGGTTTGGTCAGCCTTCCCTGCTTCCACGTCGTCCCACCACACTTGCGCAACTTCGCCAGCAACTGAACCAGCAATTGCAGACCAGCCTTGAGCCGGAGCGCATCCTCGCGCTGTTCTTTCGCGAAGTTCAGCGCCTGGTGCCGTTGGACGCGCTGCAATATCGCCATGAGGCCAGCGACTTGCGCCTGGAGTTTGGCCATCGTGGGCACCACTCGGTGAGCTACACCTTGAGCCATGAAGGCGAGCATCTGGGCGAGTTGATATTCCGGCGCAACCAACGCTTGCTGGACGATGAACTGGCGCAGCTTGAGTCTTTGCTGTCGACCTTGCTGTACCCGATGCGTAACGCCCTGCTCTACCGCGCGGCCACCCGCAGTGCCCTGCGTGACCCGCTGACCGAAACCGGCAACCGCATTGCAATGGACCAGACGCTGCAACGGGAAATCGACATGGCGCGGCGGCACCTGAGCCCGCTGTCCTTGTTGATGCTGGACATTGACCACTTCAAGAAAATCAACGACACCCACGGCCATGCGGCGGGCGACATCGTATTGCGCGCAGTCGCTGACTCGATCAAAAGCCAGTTGCGCAATGTGGACATGGTGTTTCGGTTTGGCGGGGAAGAGTTTTTGATCCTGCTGTCGAACACCGGCCGGGACGCGGCAGGTATGGTCGGCGAACGCCTGCGTCGGGCGGCAGAGGCTCAGGACTATTGGGCGGACGGTAAGCGGATTGAACTGACGGTGAGCCTGGGTTGTTCGACCCTGTTGGCTGCCGAGTCGGCCGAAAGCCTGTTACGGCGGGCCGACAACGCCCTGTACGTGGCCAAGCGCGAAGGTCGCAACCGCTTGGCAATGGCGGGGTAA
- the lldD gene encoding FMN-dependent L-lactate dehydrogenase LldD, whose translation MIISSAADYRAAAKRKLPRFLFDYIDGGAYAEHTLRANSSDLAEISLRQRILRNVDNLSLKTTLFGQELAMPVILSPVGLTGMYARRGEVQAAKAAANKGIPFCLSTVSVCPIEEVASQSPQSIWFQLYVLKDRGFMRNALERAQAAGVTTLVFTVDMPTPGARYRDAHSGMSGPYAAQRRMLQAVCKPQWAFDVGLMGRPHDLGNISKYLGKPTHLEDYIGWLANNFDPSISWKDLEWIREFWKGPMIIKGILDPQDAKDAVSFGADGIVVSNHGGRQLDGVLSTAKALPPIAEAVGDDLTVLVDSGIRSGLDVVRMLALGAKGCLLGRSTVYALAAAGQSGVENLLDIFAKEMRVAMTLTGVTSIDQIDHSTLVQTAK comes from the coding sequence ATGATCATCTCGTCCGCCGCCGACTACCGTGCAGCCGCCAAACGCAAGCTGCCGCGCTTTCTGTTCGATTACATCGACGGCGGCGCCTACGCCGAACACACCCTGCGCGCCAACAGTTCGGACCTGGCCGAGATCAGCCTGCGCCAGCGCATCCTGCGCAATGTCGACAACCTGAGCCTCAAGACCACGCTGTTCGGCCAGGAGCTGGCCATGCCGGTTATTCTCAGCCCCGTGGGCCTGACCGGCATGTATGCGCGACGGGGTGAAGTGCAGGCGGCCAAGGCAGCAGCCAACAAGGGCATTCCGTTTTGCCTGTCGACGGTGTCGGTGTGCCCGATTGAAGAGGTGGCGTCGCAAAGCCCGCAGTCGATCTGGTTCCAGCTCTACGTGCTCAAGGACCGTGGCTTTATGCGCAATGCGTTGGAGCGCGCCCAGGCGGCGGGTGTGACCACGCTGGTGTTTACCGTCGATATGCCGACACCCGGCGCGCGTTACCGTGATGCGCATTCGGGCATGTCCGGGCCGTACGCGGCGCAGCGCCGGATGCTGCAGGCCGTATGCAAGCCGCAATGGGCCTTTGATGTGGGCTTGATGGGCCGCCCACACGACCTGGGCAATATCTCCAAGTACCTCGGCAAGCCCACCCATCTGGAAGACTACATTGGTTGGTTGGCGAACAATTTTGACCCATCGATCAGCTGGAAAGACCTGGAGTGGATCCGTGAGTTCTGGAAAGGCCCGATGATCATCAAGGGCATCCTCGACCCCCAGGACGCCAAGGACGCGGTGAGTTTCGGTGCCGATGGCATCGTGGTCTCCAACCACGGCGGGCGCCAACTGGATGGCGTGCTGTCGACCGCCAAAGCCTTGCCACCGATTGCCGAGGCCGTGGGCGATGACCTGACCGTGCTGGTGGACTCCGGCATTCGCTCCGGGCTTGACGTGGTGCGCATGCTCGCCCTGGGCGCCAAGGGTTGCTTGCTGGGTCGCTCGACGGTCTACGCGCTGGCCGCCGCCGGCCAGTCCGGGGTGGAAAACCTGCTGGATATCTTCGCCAAGGAGATGCGCGTGGCCATGACCTTGACCGGCGTCACCTCGATCGACCAGATCGACCACAGCACCTTGGTTCAAACAGCCAAATAA
- a CDS encoding LysR family transcriptional regulator, with the protein MNLRTVRAFVEVVRQGGFSQAAEVVALTQSTVSKAVKTLEDELGTPLLNRLGHRNELTAAGEIAYRRALVLLTEHNDLVAEINDLRGLKRGVLRIGLPPVGCGVLFAAMFAAYRSRYPEIEIELTEYGSKKLRECLEAGEVDLAALLLPVDEAFDYQPVRNEPLMAVLPISHPLAKRKRIDFTDLADSPFILFEAGFALNAKILAACERKGVTPRVTARSGQIDFIVDLVAAGLGVAFLPRMLALKHQHAGIALIALDELHTDWHIALAWRASAHLPPAARAWLDLAKEMASPL; encoded by the coding sequence ATGAACCTGAGAACCGTGCGGGCCTTTGTCGAAGTGGTGCGCCAGGGCGGTTTCTCCCAGGCCGCTGAGGTGGTGGCCCTGACCCAATCCACCGTGAGCAAGGCGGTCAAGACCCTCGAGGACGAACTCGGCACGCCGCTGCTCAACCGCCTGGGGCATCGCAACGAGCTCACGGCCGCCGGCGAAATCGCCTACCGCCGCGCGCTGGTGTTGCTCACCGAGCACAACGACCTGGTGGCCGAGATCAACGACCTGCGCGGCCTCAAGCGCGGCGTGCTGCGCATCGGCCTGCCGCCGGTGGGCTGCGGCGTGCTGTTTGCGGCGATGTTCGCGGCATACCGCAGCCGCTACCCGGAGATCGAAATCGAACTCACCGAATACGGCAGCAAAAAACTGCGCGAATGCCTGGAAGCAGGGGAGGTCGACCTCGCCGCGCTGCTGTTGCCGGTGGACGAAGCCTTCGACTACCAGCCCGTGCGCAATGAACCGCTGATGGCAGTACTGCCCATCAGCCACCCACTGGCCAAGCGCAAACGCATCGACTTCACCGACCTGGCCGATTCACCGTTCATTTTGTTCGAAGCCGGCTTTGCCCTGAACGCCAAGATCCTCGCCGCCTGTGAACGCAAAGGCGTCACGCCCCGAGTGACCGCGCGCAGCGGGCAAATCGATTTTATCGTTGACCTGGTGGCGGCCGGGCTGGGCGTCGCCTTCCTGCCGCGCATGCTCGCGCTCAAACATCAACACGCGGGTATCGCCTTGATTGCGTTGGATGAACTGCACACGGATTGGCACATCGCCTTGGCCTGGCGGGCCAGCGCACACCTGCCGCCGGCGGCGCGTGCGTGGCTGGATCTGGCCAAGGAAATGGCCAGCCCGTTGTAA
- a CDS encoding sigma-70 family RNA polymerase sigma factor: MQHDSTPSPVAQLYANHHSWLRGWLHRRLGHTADAEDLAHDTFIRVLRSQEDVRELRQPMAFLATIANGLLINRWRRQAIERAYLQALAARPVAEEPSPEERHLMIETLLQLDSLLVGLSARVRQIFFLSQLDGLTYPQIAKQLSLTVAQVQRAMGKAFSVCYASRFE; this comes from the coding sequence ATGCAGCACGACAGCACCCCCTCGCCCGTCGCCCAGCTGTACGCCAATCACCACAGCTGGCTCCGAGGCTGGTTGCATAGGCGGCTGGGGCATACGGCCGATGCCGAAGACCTCGCGCACGACACCTTTATCCGCGTGTTGCGCTCCCAGGAGGACGTGCGTGAATTACGCCAGCCCATGGCGTTTCTGGCCACGATCGCCAATGGCTTGCTGATCAACCGCTGGCGTCGCCAAGCCATCGAAAGGGCTTATCTGCAAGCACTGGCAGCGCGGCCGGTGGCCGAGGAGCCTTCGCCGGAAGAGCGGCACCTGATGATCGAAACGCTGTTGCAGCTGGATTCGCTGCTGGTCGGTTTGTCGGCGCGGGTGCGGCAGATTTTCTTCTTGTCCCAGCTCGATGGCCTGACCTATCCGCAAATCGCCAAACAATTAAGCCTGACGGTGGCCCAGGTGCAGCGCGCCATGGGTAAGGCCTTCAGTGTCTGCTATGCGAGCCGGTTTGAATGA
- a CDS encoding FecR domain-containing protein, with protein sequence MSSVAVDPQVRDSAIDWLVRLQSGLMNAGDHQALQQWRQANPAHEYAWQRVSSLPLLLQPGANVLADATARRALQAAGVDPQRRRQVLKCLLALGLLGGVAWQGADSTRVRAALASYRTRTGERRHWTLADGSSLWLNTASAVNLDVSAGQRSVQLVEGELALDTPAGSASLQLQTPNARLYSQGANLLVRHDHQGTQVTVLRGRVQVSARHQPTPVPLQAGWQISVEDYAIGRPSPVDLLLAQAWMHGILPAERMRLDQLLAELSRYRPGLLRCSEAVAALRITGSFQLDDTDAALALVAKTLPVRIERRSRYWVTVVPA encoded by the coding sequence ATGAGCAGTGTGGCGGTTGACCCGCAGGTGCGCGACAGTGCCATCGATTGGCTGGTGCGCTTACAGTCTGGCTTGATGAATGCTGGCGACCATCAGGCTTTGCAGCAATGGCGCCAGGCCAACCCCGCGCATGAGTACGCCTGGCAACGGGTCAGCAGCTTGCCGCTGTTGTTGCAACCAGGCGCCAATGTGTTGGCCGACGCCACGGCACGCCGGGCATTGCAGGCGGCCGGGGTCGATCCTCAGCGCCGTCGTCAGGTGCTCAAGTGCCTGTTGGCGCTGGGTCTGCTCGGCGGCGTTGCCTGGCAAGGTGCGGACTCCACGCGGGTACGTGCAGCGCTGGCGAGTTATCGCACCCGCACAGGCGAGCGCCGACACTGGACCTTGGCGGACGGCAGTTCGCTGTGGCTGAACACCGCCAGTGCGGTCAACCTGGACGTGAGCGCAGGCCAACGCAGCGTGCAGTTGGTCGAGGGCGAGCTGGCACTTGATACGCCAGCGGGGTCTGCTTCGTTGCAACTGCAAACCCCGAACGCGCGGCTTTATAGCCAGGGCGCCAACCTGTTGGTGCGCCACGATCATCAGGGCACGCAGGTGACGGTTTTGCGCGGGCGGGTGCAAGTGAGTGCGCGGCATCAACCGACGCCCGTGCCGTTGCAGGCTGGCTGGCAGATAAGCGTTGAAGACTACGCGATAGGGCGCCCAAGCCCGGTTGACTTGTTGCTGGCCCAGGCCTGGATGCACGGCATCCTGCCCGCCGAACGCATGCGCCTGGATCAATTGCTCGCCGAACTCTCGCGCTATCGTCCAGGCTTGTTGCGTTGCAGTGAAGCGGTGGCGGCGCTGCGCATCACCGGCAGTTTCCAGTTGGACGACACCGATGCCGCGCTGGCCCTGGTGGCCAAAACCTTGCCGGTGCGCATCGAGCGAAGAAGCCGTTATTGGGTGACGGTGGTGCCCGCGTAA